In Cupriavidus basilensis, one genomic interval encodes:
- a CDS encoding lytic transglycosylase domain-containing protein, producing the protein MLVASLLLFHGAARAQDCFEQAGTYQGVNPSVLRAIAWFESKGDPAAVNRNANGSIDVGQLQINSVHFNDLARHGVPSRALTDSCVNVFVAAWLLKQKMVRHGNTWRAIGAYHSESPGQRDAYARSIQRILVAWGELPSAR; encoded by the coding sequence TTGCTGGTGGCTTCGCTATTGCTGTTCCATGGCGCGGCCCGCGCGCAGGATTGCTTCGAGCAGGCGGGCACCTACCAAGGCGTCAACCCCTCGGTGCTGCGTGCCATCGCGTGGTTCGAGTCGAAGGGCGATCCCGCCGCGGTGAACCGCAATGCGAACGGGTCGATCGACGTCGGGCAGTTGCAGATCAACTCGGTGCATTTCAATGACCTGGCCCGCCACGGGGTGCCGAGCCGCGCGCTGACCGACTCGTGCGTCAACGTCTTTGTCGCCGCCTGGCTGCTAAAGCAAAAGATGGTGAGGCATGGCAACACCTGGCGCGCCATCGGCGCCTACCACTCCGAATCGCCGGGGCAGCGCGACGCGTACGCGCGCAGCATCCAGCGGATCCTGGTGGCCTGGGGCGAGCTGCCGTCTGCCCGCTAG
- a CDS encoding AraC family transcriptional regulator, producing the protein MRSGQFRILRCAMPGVEAVEASTRHTFARHTHEQFGIGVIWQGAHRSHSGRGMVEAGPGDMIMVNPGEVHDGMPIGDAGRSWRMLYFDPACIALASLDLSEGRTRQCEFPNPVVSDAAVAACFQQLYLLATAGAGSDLQREAMLLALLARVAEPGLVRSAGAQAGAQAGAIDRARSLIDDDPAAPVSLAELAEVAGLSRFQLLRAFSKATGLTPHAYLLQRRIHLARALIAQGKALADAAAASGFADQSHMTRMFVRQYGVSPRAYAAVVG; encoded by the coding sequence ATGCGCTCAGGACAGTTCAGGATCCTTCGCTGCGCGATGCCTGGCGTGGAGGCCGTCGAGGCGAGCACGCGCCACACCTTTGCGCGGCATACCCACGAGCAATTTGGCATCGGCGTGATCTGGCAGGGTGCGCACAGGTCGCACAGCGGGCGCGGCATGGTCGAAGCGGGCCCGGGCGACATGATCATGGTCAACCCGGGCGAGGTGCACGATGGCATGCCCATCGGCGACGCCGGGCGTTCGTGGCGGATGCTTTACTTCGATCCCGCATGCATCGCGCTGGCGAGCCTGGACCTGAGCGAAGGCAGGACGAGGCAGTGCGAATTCCCCAACCCGGTCGTCAGCGATGCGGCGGTGGCGGCCTGCTTCCAGCAGCTCTATCTGCTCGCTACGGCCGGCGCTGGCTCGGATCTGCAGCGCGAAGCGATGCTGCTCGCCCTGCTGGCGCGGGTGGCGGAGCCCGGCCTTGTGCGCAGCGCAGGCGCGCAGGCGGGGGCACAGGCGGGGGCGATCGATCGGGCGCGCAGCCTGATCGACGATGATCCGGCCGCACCCGTCTCGCTGGCCGAACTAGCCGAGGTTGCCGGGCTGAGCCGGTTCCAGTTGCTGCGTGCGTTTTCCAAGGCAACCGGGCTGACGCCGCACGCGTACCTCTTGCAGCGACGCATCCATCTGGCTCGCGCGCTGATTGCGCAGGGCAAGGCCCTGGCCGATGCGGCAGCCGCCAGCGGCTTTGCCGACCAGAGCCACATGACGCGGATGTTCGTGCGCCAGTACGGCGTGTCGCCGCGCGCCTATGCGGCCGTGGTGGGCTGA
- a CDS encoding TetR family transcriptional regulator: MEDIAGGKRKLIDAALRLAAARRSFAGLGLRELAREAGLNPNTFYRHFRDMEDLALTAVAEVGNELRPMLRAVRWAVAQDNPGEVATRACDAFFAYADAHPDAFFVGVCGSTGPQPALREAVRQVLADIAGEMAEDIERLALCPGLSRPIVDDLCGYVVSYLFHLSSDYLEDNAKGRRSRIQQSKQLISWLLRGAAEQQRAQDQPAPVPAPARKRKPAERRPH; this comes from the coding sequence ATGGAAGACATTGCCGGCGGCAAACGCAAACTGATCGACGCGGCGCTGCGCCTGGCCGCAGCCAGGCGCAGCTTCGCCGGCCTCGGCCTGCGCGAGCTGGCGCGCGAAGCGGGGCTGAACCCCAATACCTTCTATCGCCACTTCCGCGACATGGAAGACCTGGCGCTGACCGCCGTGGCCGAGGTCGGCAACGAATTGCGGCCCATGCTGCGCGCGGTGCGCTGGGCGGTGGCGCAGGACAACCCCGGCGAGGTCGCCACCCGCGCCTGCGACGCCTTCTTCGCCTACGCCGATGCCCACCCCGACGCCTTCTTTGTCGGCGTGTGCGGCAGTACCGGCCCGCAGCCGGCTCTGCGCGAGGCCGTGCGCCAGGTGCTGGCGGATATCGCCGGCGAGATGGCGGAAGACATCGAGAGGCTGGCGCTCTGCCCGGGCCTGTCGCGCCCCATCGTCGACGACCTCTGCGGCTACGTGGTGTCCTACCTGTTCCACCTGTCGTCGGACTATCTCGAAGATAACGCCAAGGGACGCCGCTCGCGCATCCAGCAATCCAAGCAGCTGATCAGCTGGCTGCTGCGCGGCGCCGCCGAACAGCAGCGGGCGCAGGATCAGCCGGCGCCCGTACCCGCGCCTGCGCGCAAACGCAAGCCGGCGGAGCGCCGGCCGCACTGA
- a CDS encoding GNAT family N-acetyltransferase has protein sequence MEHIHFRSAVLADLPAIVALLADDALGSRREIVSTPVDEKYVTAFHAIAADPNQRLVVAVDGDTVIGTLQLSFIPGIARAGAWRGQIEAVRIAAPFRSAGFGREMFDWAISECRSRGCAIVQLTTDKGRADAHRFYERLGFVASHEGYKLIL, from the coding sequence ATGGAACACATCCACTTCCGGTCTGCAGTCTTGGCCGATCTTCCCGCCATCGTGGCATTGCTGGCGGACGATGCGCTTGGCAGCCGGCGAGAGATTGTCAGCACGCCCGTGGACGAAAAGTACGTTACCGCCTTCCACGCCATCGCCGCGGACCCGAATCAGCGTCTCGTGGTCGCCGTGGATGGCGACACGGTCATCGGCACGCTGCAATTGTCGTTCATACCCGGCATCGCCCGCGCAGGTGCATGGCGCGGGCAAATCGAAGCGGTTCGCATCGCGGCGCCGTTTCGCAGCGCAGGGTTCGGCCGGGAAATGTTCGACTGGGCGATCTCGGAATGCCGGTCCCGCGGATGCGCCATCGTGCAACTCACCACCGACAAGGGCCGTGCGGATGCGCACCGGTTCTACGAAAGGCTTGGCTTTGTTGCCAGCCACGAAGGCTACAAGCTGATCCTCTAG
- a CDS encoding DMT family transporter yields the protein MPGKRGSYLGYFYLTLAMVLVGSTVIASKVIASGLPPFTATALRFAIALPCLLGAMRLTGASWPRPRGRDRITLVVQAAAGSVGYTTLLISGLRLTSAADAGVIIGTLPVVSAVIAILLLGERPHRFLMLAIGLATAGIVMVAFPSGAGSGHSLLGNALVLGAVVCEGLFILLNRRLDQAIAPLALSALMCGIGLVASALFAVFEAPWTLVFSTQAAAAVIYYAIVPTVGGFLLWYAGSARTSGSEAALFTALAPVSAVVLAVVLLGERVSVAQVTGVGCVLLAVASLLLVRPASQGAVRGP from the coding sequence ATGCCGGGCAAGCGGGGAAGCTATCTGGGGTATTTCTATCTGACCCTTGCGATGGTGCTGGTTGGCAGCACCGTGATTGCCAGCAAAGTCATTGCGTCCGGCCTGCCGCCGTTCACGGCCACCGCGCTGCGGTTCGCGATTGCCTTGCCTTGCTTGCTGGGCGCAATGCGACTGACCGGTGCATCTTGGCCCAGGCCGCGCGGGCGTGACCGGATCACGCTGGTGGTGCAGGCGGCGGCGGGCAGCGTGGGTTATACGACGCTGCTGATCTCCGGTCTGCGGCTGACCTCCGCCGCGGATGCGGGCGTCATCATTGGTACGCTGCCCGTGGTATCGGCGGTGATCGCGATCCTGCTGCTTGGCGAGCGGCCCCATCGTTTCCTCATGCTCGCGATCGGGCTGGCCACGGCAGGGATTGTCATGGTTGCCTTCCCTTCCGGCGCCGGCAGCGGGCATTCCTTGCTCGGCAACGCGCTCGTCCTGGGAGCCGTCGTGTGCGAGGGGCTGTTCATCCTGCTCAACCGGCGGCTGGACCAGGCGATTGCGCCACTCGCGCTATCGGCGCTCATGTGCGGCATCGGGCTGGTCGCATCCGCGCTGTTCGCTGTGTTCGAGGCGCCGTGGACTTTGGTGTTTTCCACGCAGGCGGCGGCTGCGGTGATCTACTACGCAATCGTGCCGACGGTCGGCGGATTCCTGCTGTGGTACGCGGGCTCGGCGCGCACGAGCGGCAGCGAGGCGGCGCTGTTTACGGCGCTTGCGCCAGTGTCGGCGGTCGTCCTGGCGGTGGTGTTGCTGGGCGAGCGGGTCAGCGTGGCTCAGGTGACTGGGGTCGGTTGCGTGCTCCTGGCTGTGGCAAGCCTGCTACTGGTGCGGCCGGCAAGCCAGGGCGCGGTGCGGGGGCCTTGA
- the arfB gene encoding alternative ribosome rescue aminoacyl-tRNA hydrolase ArfB yields the protein MQPDITILHTEYEITAIRAQGAGGQNINKVSNAVHLRFDVRASSLEEGHKARLLQLHDHRITRDGVVVIKAQQHRSLEMNREEAVQRLHDLVRSVATPPRTRRPTRPTFGSKMRRLEGKSQRSQVKAQRGKVVD from the coding sequence ATGCAGCCCGACATCACCATCCTCCACACCGAATACGAGATCACCGCGATCCGCGCGCAAGGCGCGGGTGGGCAAAACATCAACAAGGTGTCCAACGCGGTCCACCTGCGTTTCGATGTCCGCGCCTCGTCGCTGGAGGAAGGGCACAAGGCGCGGCTGCTGCAGTTGCATGACCACCGCATCACGCGCGATGGCGTGGTGGTGATCAAGGCGCAGCAACACCGCAGCCTGGAGATGAATCGGGAGGAGGCCGTGCAGCGCCTGCACGACCTGGTGCGCAGCGTGGCCACGCCGCCGCGCACGCGCCGCCCCACGCGGCCTACCTTTGGCTCCAAGATGCGGCGCCTCGAAGGCAAGAGCCAGCGCAGCCAGGTCAAGGCGCAGCGCGGCAAGGTGGTGGACTAA